A genome region from Oenanthe melanoleuca isolate GR-GAL-2019-014 chromosome 2, OMel1.0, whole genome shotgun sequence includes the following:
- the FAM133B gene encoding protein FAM133B isoform X1 produces the protein MGKRDNRVAYMNPIAMARARGPAPNSGPTIQDYLNRPRPTWEEVKEQLEKKKKGSRALAEFEEKMNENWRKELEKHREKLLGGNESSSKKKEKKKKEKKKSNRLSSSSSSSSSSDSSSSSSDSEDEDKKQGKKRRKKKYRSSRKSSASTTSESESDSKDSTKKKRSKEDCEKEKEGKNHHRKRKKADRGDGPLSSESVSESDQIEEVQAKKKKSNEEKEKTDKTKKRKKHKKHGKKKKKKTAGSNSDSE, from the exons ATGGGGAAGCGGGATAACCGTGTG GCTTATATGAATCCCATAGCTATGGCCAGGGCACGAGGTCCTGCCCCAAATTCAGGACCAACAATACAAGACTACTTGAACAGGCCAAGACCAACATG GGAAGAAGTGAAAGAAcaactagaaaagaaaaagaaaggatcCAGGGCTTTGGCTGAGTTTGAAGAAAAGATGAATGAG aattggaggaaagaactggaaaaacaCAGGGAGAAATTACTGGGTGGAAATGAGAGTTCCTCCAAAAAAAAGGAG aaaaagaaaaaggaaaagaagaaatctaATAGG TtgtcttcatcttcctcttcttcatcaAGCTCTGATTCTTCCAGCAGTTCATCTGATTCAGAAGATGAG GATAAAaagcaagggaagaaaagaaggaagaagaagtaTCGCTCCTCCCGGAAATCTTCAGCAAGCACAACTTCAGAATCGGAGTCAGACAGCAAG GATAGCACAAAAAAGAAGAGGTCAAAGGAAgactgtgaaaaagaaaag GAAGGTAAAAATCaccacaggaaaaggaagaaggcaGATCGTGGTGATGGACCTTTATCGTCAGAATCTGTATCTGAATCAGATCAGATAGAGGAG gtgcaagcaaaaaagaagaaaagcaatgaggaaaaagagaaaaca gataaaacaaaaaagagaaagaagcacAAGAAACATggtaaaaagaagaaaaagaagactgCTGGTTCAAATTCAGATtcagaataa
- the FAM133B gene encoding protein FAM133B isoform X2, with product MGKRDNRVAYMNPIAMARARGPAPNSGPTIQDYLNRPRPTWEEVKEQLEKKKKGSRALAEFEEKMNENWRKELEKHREKLLGGNESSSKKKEKKKKEKKKSNRLSSSSSSSSSSDSSSSSSDSEDEDKKQGKKRRKKKYRSSRKSSASTTSESESDSKDSTKKKRSKEDCEKEKEGKNHHRKRKKADRGDGPLSSESVSESDQIEEDKTKKRKKHKKHGKKKKKKTAGSNSDSE from the exons ATGGGGAAGCGGGATAACCGTGTG GCTTATATGAATCCCATAGCTATGGCCAGGGCACGAGGTCCTGCCCCAAATTCAGGACCAACAATACAAGACTACTTGAACAGGCCAAGACCAACATG GGAAGAAGTGAAAGAAcaactagaaaagaaaaagaaaggatcCAGGGCTTTGGCTGAGTTTGAAGAAAAGATGAATGAG aattggaggaaagaactggaaaaacaCAGGGAGAAATTACTGGGTGGAAATGAGAGTTCCTCCAAAAAAAAGGAG aaaaagaaaaaggaaaagaagaaatctaATAGG TtgtcttcatcttcctcttcttcatcaAGCTCTGATTCTTCCAGCAGTTCATCTGATTCAGAAGATGAG GATAAAaagcaagggaagaaaagaaggaagaagaagtaTCGCTCCTCCCGGAAATCTTCAGCAAGCACAACTTCAGAATCGGAGTCAGACAGCAAG GATAGCACAAAAAAGAAGAGGTCAAAGGAAgactgtgaaaaagaaaag GAAGGTAAAAATCaccacaggaaaaggaagaaggcaGATCGTGGTGATGGACCTTTATCGTCAGAATCTGTATCTGAATCAGATCAGATAGAGGAG gataaaacaaaaaagagaaagaagcacAAGAAACATggtaaaaagaagaaaaagaagactgCTGGTTCAAATTCAGATtcagaataa